From Rana temporaria chromosome 5, aRanTem1.1, whole genome shotgun sequence:
acaataaacaatgcaatttaaatgcattttttgctgtgaaaatgacaatggtcccataaatgtgtcaaaattgtccgaagtgtccgccataatgtcgcagtcacgaaaaaaatcgctgatcgccgccaatagtagtaaaaaaatatttttttataaaaatgcaaaaaaactatcccctattttgtaaacgctataaattttgcgcaaaccaatctataaacacttattgcgattttttttaccaaaaataggtagaagaatacgtatcggcctaaactgaggaaaaaaaatgtttttatatatgtttttgggggatatttattatagcaaaaagtaaaaaatattgcatttttttcgaaattgtcgctctatttttgtttatagcgcaaaaaataaaaaccgcagaggtgatcaaataccaccaaaagaaagctctatttgtggggaaaaaaggacgccaattttgtttgggagccacgtcgcacgaccgcgcaattgtctgttaaagcgacgcagtgccgaattgtaaaaacgcctttgggcatttagcagcatattggtccggggcttaagtggttaaggtaggtAAGATGGTCTTGAGATTTAGCTAACCCATATTGCTTCAGTCATCCTTTGTCACgtacgtgtgtgtttttttttttttttttaaaaaaactctaaAGAGTTAAAACCATTATcaggttgtttttttatatttttttctggctCTGTCCTTATTTAGAGGAACTTTCTCCTTGACCTGCTGTTCTCATATCAATGTAATGGGCAGACTTATTGACCAATAGCAAGGCAGAGGAGGATAGGTCAAAATCCATAATTCCTTGCAGAACTTGGAATTTTCATGATAAAGGTTGTAGATctccttgcacttacagtaaatgtcgATTCAGAATCTTGATAGTCACTGTAGGTACATTTTCACCATCAGTTTGGGGTTGACTGACCCTTTGgcattgaatgtttttttttttttttaattgtaaaatatttcaaaaatatGTTTCTTTATTTCTCTATAGGCACTGCTATGTGGATACTTGGTAGCAATGACTGATGTGGAATCTACATATGCAGATTTCATAGCTTCAGGGAGAACGGGAAGAAGGAATGCTCTGCATGATATACTCACCACAGCAGGAGGGAACACAAGTGAATTATCCATAAAGTTATCTGAGCTTGACGTAAACAAATCAGGTAAGTGTCTGTCGCTGTGAAAAGTATGGTGTCCTTGTATAAGATTAGTATTGGATGGCCAATTGCTGAATTTATTCTGCATCTTACACAATCCGTAGTGCGACACCTTTATTTGGCTCTGCAGCAGCCATGAGTTGGGACAACAACAGGATTGCTATACAGGGCCAAACAGTTTgagacttataggtagattcacaaagagttacgtcggcgtatcagtagatacgccgtcgtaactctgaatctacgccgtcgtaaatttaagtgtattctggaaaccagatacgcttaaattaggctaagataagagcggcgtaagtctcctacgccgtcgtatcttagggtgcatatttacgctggccgctaggtggcgcttccgttgagttcggcgtagaatatgcaaatgactagatacgccgattcaaaaacgtacgtgcgcccggtgcatttttttccgtcgtttacgtagggctttttccggcgtaaagttagtcaaacaaatagctggcctagccaatgttaagtatggccgtcgttcccgcgtcgaaatttgaaaattttacgtcgtttgcataagtcgtccgtgaatggggctggacttaatttacgttcacgtcgaaaccaatacgtccttgcggcgtactttggagcaatgcacactgggatatgtccacggacagcgcatgcgccgttcgtaaaaaacgtcaatcacgtcaggtcacgaatcatttacataaaacacgccccctgttccacatttgaattgggcgtgcttaggccggcccatttacgctacgccgccataacttaggaggcaagtgctttgtgaatacagcacttgcctctctgacttacgctacgctacgccgcttcaaagttatgccagtcttactgaatctggctattaatcaACTATTCTGTCGTTCTGTTCTGAATAAGCATGACCCAACCCCTCACTGGCCACTTACATTCTGGATTGTTTTATGTCAATAACGTGTAGAAGCaggtatgtaccgtatttatagcggtataacgcactcccgcgtataccgcgcacccctaaagttgccccaaatcctgtggaaaaaaagttttggtgtcttgcgcggcgtccatcggcggcctcgtcgggtccggcgttcgtctgcggcttcgggtgtcctcttcgtcgggtccggcgtccttctgcggcttcgggtgtcctcttcgtcaggtccggggtccttctgcggcttcgggtgtcctcttcgtcaggtccggcgtccttctgcggcgtcctcgcgtcctccccgctcgtttcccgcgccgagtttgaatactgcgccgacatatacagagcgcagtacactcgtgtattgtcggcaatgctcggcaactctcgcgctgacgtcctgtacgtccaggacttgagcgcggaaggagccgagactgcccaactatacccgagtgtactgcgctcggtatatgtcggcgcagtattcaaaactcggcgcgggaaagcgggtatcggcgtataccgcgcacccaggattttgccctgattttcagggcaaaaaagtgcgcggtatacgccgataaatacggtactttcttTGCAGCTATCAGCGATCATGATGTTGGTCAGTGACAGAATCACAGTGTATGTtacccccaacatttcatattcctgacatTTGTCTGAATTACCATATATTTGTCTTAAAAAGTatcctattctctttgcattgcttcatTTGTGTGAGATTCCTGGTGATCatgccagtccccctgctttccaATTTCAAGCTGACCATgttacgtgtagcactacccccgaaggagctgctggctaCATTTTGGGTTTGCGCGTTACCTCTTAAGCTTCGTTGGCAGGATAGAAAAGTCCATAATAAATGCAATGCccagacagatgtaaaacctccaacagtttggttttattttcactgcagggtaact
This genomic window contains:
- the PKIA gene encoding cAMP-dependent protein kinase inhibitor alpha; protein product: MTDVESTYADFIASGRTGRRNALHDILTTAGGNTSELSIKLSELDVNKSEGDGENEQATPSEKTTDEQNKAPKQES